A window of Gemmatimonadota bacterium contains these coding sequences:
- a CDS encoding class I SAM-dependent methyltransferase — MPDLKKRGRFILTATPPGLARPEFDAMAKWYDFDYDRRVRKDIPFYLDCAREGGNPVLELGAGTGRVTRHLVRAGFAVTGLEVSRRMLERARVRLSRLREARGSWTLLEGDMAKTAIRKRFATVLVPFRAFHHLYTVDRQLAALRLIRTHLRPDGLAVIDLFHPDIPEFERLNGRLVVAYDRKGPEPGTRVVQRFRMTCDFPRQMGAIDYYWDVYQGRRRLSRDHAPMRWRWFHRYEFEHLLARAGLRTARVVGDFDGRPYDSDSEEMVFFVNRA; from the coding sequence GTGCCCGACCTCAAGAAACGCGGGCGGTTCATCCTGACCGCCACGCCGCCCGGACTGGCGCGTCCGGAGTTCGATGCCATGGCCAAGTGGTACGACTTCGACTACGACCGCCGCGTCCGAAAGGACATCCCGTTTTATCTGGACTGCGCCCGTGAAGGCGGGAACCCCGTGCTGGAACTTGGCGCGGGAACCGGCCGCGTGACACGCCACCTGGTGCGGGCGGGCTTTGCCGTCACCGGGTTGGAAGTCTCCCGGCGAATGCTGGAACGAGCGCGCGTGCGCCTTTCCCGCCTGCGCGAAGCACGCGGATCCTGGACGCTTCTCGAAGGCGACATGGCAAAGACTGCGATCCGGAAGCGTTTTGCCACGGTCCTCGTCCCGTTCCGCGCATTTCATCATCTGTACACCGTCGACCGGCAACTCGCCGCCCTCCGCCTCATCCGCACGCACCTTCGCCCGGACGGGTTGGCCGTCATCGACCTCTTTCATCCGGACATCCCCGAGTTCGAGCGGCTCAACGGGCGACTCGTGGTCGCTTACGACCGCAAGGGTCCGGAACCCGGGACGCGCGTTGTCCAGCGGTTCCGCATGACTTGTGACTTTCCACGCCAGATGGGAGCCATCGACTACTACTGGGATGTCTATCAAGGCCGTCGCAGGCTTTCCCGAGACCATGCGCCCATGCGTTGGCGCTGGTTTCACCGGTATGAGTTCGAGCATCTTCTGGCGCGCGCCGGATTGCGGACGGCGCGGGTCGTCGGAGACTTTGACGGCCGTCCCTACGACTCCGATTCCGAAGAGATGGTCTTCTTCGTGAACCGCGCCTGA